The DNA window CGAAGACTGGATGCGTGAGAACTATCTCGCCCGCGGTTACGATCTGGTTTACACGCCACATGTGGCCCGCCGCCAACTCTGGGAAGTCTCTGGGCACGCCGCCACCTACGGCGAAAACATGTTTGTCCCGATGGAGCTGGACGACGCCACCTACCAGCTCAAGCCGATGAACTGCCCGTTCCATATTTTGATTTATGCGAACAAGCAGTACAGTTACCGCGAGCTCCCGGTCCGCCTCGGCGAACTCGGCACGGTGTACCGCTACGAGCGTTCCGGCACCCTGCACGGCCTGTTGCGCGTGCGTGGCTTTTGCCAGGACGACGCGCATATTTTCTGCACGCCGGAGCAGGCAGAGGCGGAAGTCGTCGGCTGTCTCGATTTCGCCTTCCACACCCTGCGTACCTTCGGCTTTGAAACCTACGAAGCGGAACTCTCCACCTGGGATGGTGGTAAATCCGATAAGTACTTCGGCTCGCCGGAAGAATGGGCTCTCGCGGAAAACGCGCTGAAGAGCGCGGTCGAAAAGCTCGGTCTGAACGTCAAGGTGATCCCTGATGAGGCCGCCTTCTACGGTCCGAAGATCGATGTCAAGCTGGTCGACGCCATCGGCCGCAAGTGGCAGCTCTCCACCGTCCAGTTCGACTTCAACCTCCCGCGCCGCTTCAACCTGAGCTACATCGCAGAAGATGGCGCCAAGCACACGCCCACCATGGTGCACCGTGCACTGTTCGGCAGCGTCGAACGCTTCTTCGGCATTCTGGTCGAACACTACGCCGGCGCTTTCCCGGTCTGGCTCGCCCCAACTCAAGTGATTCTGTTGCCGGTCACCGATCGAGCGAATGTCTACGCCGGAGAGCTGGCCGCCAAGCTTACCGCGGAAGGCTTCCGGGTCGAAACCGACACGCGCAACGAGAAGGTCAACTTCAAGATCCGCGAAGCGCAACTCCAGAAGATCCCTTACATGCTCGTCATTGGCGATCGTGAAATCGATGCTGGCACTGTTTCGGTGCGCAACCGCCGCCACGGCGATCTTGGCGCGAAGCCGGTCGACGAATTCATCGCCCTCCTGCGCGAGCAGAACAGCTCGAAGATTCCGATCGAATAGTCGATGAACCTCGTCTTATGGCTGCTGGCACTGGGAGTAGTGGTTTACTGCTTCCTGGTGCTGGTGGCCGTGTATCGTTATCTCAGTGTGCTGCCTCCCGCGGCGGCCACTCTTCCCATCAGCATCCTCAAGCCGCTCAAGGGTGTCGATCTCGGCCTGGACGAGAATCTGCGCAGCTTCTTCAGCCAGTCCTACGCAGGGGATTGGGAACTCGTCTTCGCTATCGCCGATGAAAACGATCCGGCTGCAGCGCTGGTGAGAACGTTCCAGTTGGCCTTTCCTCAGGTGGACTCCCGGCTTCTCATCGTCGGTTCCTCTCCCTACCAGAACGCAAAGGTCTGGAGTCTCGAAAAGCTCTGTGAGGCGGCTCGCTACGACGTTGTGGTCATGTCCGACTCGGACATTCGTGTCACGCCACAGATGCTCGACACCATTGCCGCCGAATTCGCGGCAGACCCCAAGCTCGGTGTCGCCACTTGCCCCTACCGTGCCGTCGGCGGCCCCAGTCCTTGGTCCCAAACCGAAGCGCTTGGCATGAACACAGAGTTCATCGCTGGCGTATTGGTTGCCCGGATGTTAGAAGGAATGCGCTTCACCCTGGGGCCAACGGTCGCGGCTCGTCAGCAGGCGATTGCCGATGCCGGAGGCTGGGCGGGTCTCGAAAAGTACCTGGCCGAAGACTTCGTGCTTGGCCAACGAGTGACCGCCAAGGGCTGGAACTCGATCCTCTCCAGTTATGTGGTGGAGCACCGCATTGGTTCCGAATCGATGGCGACAAACTTTGCCCATCGTCTCCGCTGGAATCGTTCGACGCGCCGCTCGCGCCCCCTGGGCTATCTCGGCCAGTTCTTCACGAATCCGCTGCCGGTCTTCCTCGCTGTCTGGCCGCTCACGGGCTTTGAACTCGGCTTTCTCGGTGCTGCATTGATGCTCCGCTTTACGGTCGCCTTCGCGACGCAAAACGGCGTCCTCAACGAGAACTTCCACCCACGCTACTTCTACCAGTTGCCCTTGCAGGATCTGCTCAGCTTCGCCTTCTGGCTGGCCGGTTTCTTCGGTAACACGATCCACTGGCGTGGCTGCAGCTACCGGCTCCATGCCGATGGCACCTTTACGCTGCTTCAAGCAGACTAAACAGGCGTTGCGCGCGGCTGCGTGCTTCCTGCTCGGGATCGAGCAGCCACAGACGTTCCACATCGTGCCGGCCCGATTCCAACTGGAACAGTCCCTGCGACTTGTGCTCGGCAATCAGCCAGTTCACAATCACGCTATAGGTCAGGCACTCCGCCTTGCTGACGGCGCGGCTGCGCGAGAACTGATAAGCGGGCAGGGCATTGCCGGACATCGCAATCGGATGTTGCGACGAATGTCCCGGCTCGACGGCGATCAGCACTGGACGCTGATCCACGGGCTGCAGGGCAATGGCTTCGCGCACCAAGGTCGCCACCGCCTGATGATGACCATGTTCTTCCGGCCGCGGCGCCAGTACAAAAACAAAATCATAGCTATGCGTTTGCAGCCGGTCCGCAATGCGATCCCGTACCGTCTTCACTTGCCAGGACTTGCAGGCCACCTTTTCGCAACGCGTATAACCCGGGTCAGGCTGCCCGAGGAACTCGGTTGCCCGTACCCCCAGCAGTTTCCCAGCGCGCAGCGATTCTTCCCGGCGGATCGACGGAAGCTTGTGATGATCCTTGCCGCCTTCGGCAAGATCGAGTCCATAAAAATGACCGGCCAAGGCTGCAAAGCGATGGCCTCCCGCTCCGTCCGTGATGATGAGTTGATCGACCGTTCCTCCCATCTCACGAGCGAGCCGGTAGACCGTTGCCGCGCAGTAGTATTCATCGTCCGGGTGCGCGGTAACAAGCAACACGGACGTCTGTGTTGGAGGTGGGGGATAGATCGCAACGGGGGCGGAAATACTCTGCAAGGTCATCTCAGTCCTTTCTTTTAAGCGGCGCGGTGAGTGCGGGCAATCAACCGTTCGGCAGCGACATACGCGGGTACGCGCTGCTTGCGGCTTTCCTCTTCGAGCCAGGCGGCCGCTTGCGCCTGTGTATAGCCCAGCCGGTTGGCGAGCAGACTTTGCGCTCGCGTCTCCAGCTTCCGGGCCCGAATATCGTCTTCCATCATCCGGAGCGAAGCGCGGAGCCGGCGATGCTGTGCCGCGCGGGAAAGCAGCACGGCGTAGTTCAGCAGAATGCCTTCGAGTGTACTGGTCAGCTCAAAGAGCTCCACGGCACGCAATGCCGGCTTACTGGACGCCAGTTCCAGATTTCCAAACCGCTGGTGCCCCACACGCAACTCCCGATTGAGCACCACACCCTGCCGGGCCTCTGGCGTCGGGGATTGGTAGAGTCCTGTACTGATCGTGCCGCGCTGCGGGTCGGCAATCGAGATCCGTACTTGATCGAGCTGGGCTCCCTCACCCACTAAGGCCGCCGCCTGCTGTAAAGCCTCTTCCAACAGGGCGCTGTGCGCAAGCAACTTGCTCACACGATAGAGAATATCCGCTGCAATCTGCATTAGTGTCCCCTCAGTGAGAGCTGGTGCAAGGTCAGAACCGTGATGACGAGCCAGAGGGTGGCTCCAATCAGTTTTGCGAGATCCACTTTCCAATTCGGGGTCAAGGTAGCTTTTCTCATCTCTAGTGTCTTGATTGAGAATATAATGATTTGCGAGCATGGTCAAGAGATATCTATACTATTTCGATCAACTATTGAATGATTCACAATCTGACATACTGGCGATGTGGAATTCTGCACTGCGGCGACAAGAACGGCCAAACGCGGGCCTGACAATTACTTCACCGGCGAAGTCTGGTTGGAGCCTTTAGCGCAAACTCCACTCATGGATGTGCAGATGGTGCGCGTGAGTTTCTCGCCAGGAGCAAGAACGGCCTGGCACACGCATCCCGGTGGGCAAATCCTCTACGTAAGTTCTGGAAGAGGACTCATCCAGAAAGAGGGAGAGCCCGTGCGGGCGATCAGTGCTGGAGACACTGTCGTCATCGCGGCCGGGGAAAAGCACTGGCATGGCGCAGCGCCGGACTGTGCAATGCAACATCTGGCAGTACAACCGCTCATCGGCGGCAGCGGCGCCGATTGGCTGGAACTCGTTACGGACGATGACTATGGAGGATAGTTATGGAAGAGTATTTAGGATTCAATGGCGAATTCCTTGAACTGATTCGAGACACCAATATCCCGGAGGCGAAGTCGATGCTTGACCGCGCACTCCTCTACACCAACCCGCACATTGCGGAAATGAGCAAGCGCACGCTCGGTTCTGCGGCCCAACGCCAGGTGGACAAGACGCGCACTGCCCTGCGCAACATCTTTGGCATCCTCTGCAATGCGGACCTGCAGCCGGAAGACAAAGTGGACGAACTGCGCCTGACACAATTGCGGGCCAATCTGCAGAAGCTCCGCAACAGTTTCGATCAGTTCTTCGCCAAGCAATTCGAAGAGCGCCCCAATCCGATCCTTGCCGCCTGGGTCACCAACAACTTCAACGACCCCACCGTTCACTTCACCAAGATCTATCTCGATCTGAAGGAAATCGATCAGGCCTGCACCCTCATCCACGAACGCGCGCACACCGTCTTCCGCGCTCCCGGCCACCCGGGCACCGGCGATAGTCCCATCTGCATCGTCCCGCATGAAGGAAAGAAACTTGGCTTCGACGTCGCCACTCGCA is part of the Bryobacter aggregatus MPL3 genome and encodes:
- a CDS encoding PIG-L family deacetylase codes for the protein MQSISAPVAIYPPPPTQTSVLLVTAHPDDEYYCAATVYRLAREMGGTVDQLIITDGAGGHRFAALAGHFYGLDLAEGGKDHHKLPSIRREESLRAGKLLGVRATEFLGQPDPGYTRCEKVACKSWQVKTVRDRIADRLQTHSYDFVFVLAPRPEEHGHHQAVATLVREAIALQPVDQRPVLIAVEPGHSSQHPIAMSGNALPAYQFSRSRAVSKAECLTYSVIVNWLIAEHKSQGLFQLESGRHDVERLWLLDPEQEARSRAQRLFSLLEAA
- a CDS encoding cupin domain-containing protein; its protein translation is MEFCTAATRTAKRGPDNYFTGEVWLEPLAQTPLMDVQMVRVSFSPGARTAWHTHPGGQILYVSSGRGLIQKEGEPVRAISAGDTVVIAAGEKHWHGAAPDCAMQHLAVQPLIGGSGADWLELVTDDDYGG
- the thrS gene encoding threonine--tRNA ligase is translated as MSEVLVTLPDGSQKAFPAGTRPLDIAQSISKRLAEDAIVAKVDGNLWDLTRPLEGDAAVSILTTKDPASLEVYRHSTAHLLAGAVLELWPETKLAIGPPIENGFYYDFDRKEPFTPEDLEKIEKKMAEIRDRDLTFERKLIAKPEGLAKYEAMNEPMKVELITERADDIFSEYTMGPGFIDFCRGPHVPSTKKLKAFKLLSVAGAYWKGDETRQQLQRIYGTAWYSQKELDEFLKQLEEAKKRDHRKLGRELDLISIQELAGPGLIFFHPKGAQVRKLIEDWMRENYLARGYDLVYTPHVARRQLWEVSGHAATYGENMFVPMELDDATYQLKPMNCPFHILIYANKQYSYRELPVRLGELGTVYRYERSGTLHGLLRVRGFCQDDAHIFCTPEQAEAEVVGCLDFAFHTLRTFGFETYEAELSTWDGGKSDKYFGSPEEWALAENALKSAVEKLGLNVKVIPDEAAFYGPKIDVKLVDAIGRKWQLSTVQFDFNLPRRFNLSYIAEDGAKHTPTMVHRALFGSVERFFGILVEHYAGAFPVWLAPTQVILLPVTDRANVYAGELAAKLTAEGFRVETDTRNEKVNFKIREAQLQKIPYMLVIGDREIDAGTVSVRNRRHGDLGAKPVDEFIALLREQNSSKIPIE
- a CDS encoding glycosyltransferase produces the protein MNLVLWLLALGVVVYCFLVLVAVYRYLSVLPPAAATLPISILKPLKGVDLGLDENLRSFFSQSYAGDWELVFAIADENDPAAALVRTFQLAFPQVDSRLLIVGSSPYQNAKVWSLEKLCEAARYDVVVMSDSDIRVTPQMLDTIAAEFAADPKLGVATCPYRAVGGPSPWSQTEALGMNTEFIAGVLVARMLEGMRFTLGPTVAARQQAIADAGGWAGLEKYLAEDFVLGQRVTAKGWNSILSSYVVEHRIGSESMATNFAHRLRWNRSTRRSRPLGYLGQFFTNPLPVFLAVWPLTGFELGFLGAALMLRFTVAFATQNGVLNENFHPRYFYQLPLQDLLSFAFWLAGFFGNTIHWRGCSYRLHADGTFTLLQAD